From the genome of Rarobacter incanus, one region includes:
- a CDS encoding DUF349 domain-containing protein: MSESPETAANTEVTADVSAANPAPAPEPVGDAGNSASQPTAAPKPAIPTPRPIPKPTSFKPSPRPSAAPAAPAPAPTTDDSELVAKASEFGSVAADGTVFVRDGDSERVVGQVTDATATNPLDLYIRRYLDLRTKVLLFETRLHAGSISANDAHSTLASLHEELASPNAVGDLQALRTKVEDLRSVAKEQAAKAEAERQAAREAAIAKRTKIVEEAEALAAQDSANVQWKSASDTMHGLLEQWKRAQKEGPRVDRPTEDALWKRFSHARTTFDRERRHFFAALEEQHSAAKAAKEKLIAEAEKLSTSIAWGETAAAYRELMTEWKRVGHAGRRDDDALWSRFRAAQDKFFTARDAANKEIDAEYAANLVTKEALLAEAEALVPVKDLGFAKSRLRDVQDRWEAAGKVPREAIQRVESRLRAVEQAIRSHEEDQWKKSNPEVKARATGLSAQLHDAIARLEVDLAQAQEAGDDKAVREIEEGLNARRAWLAQIEKAATE, from the coding sequence ATGAGCGAAAGCCCCGAGACCGCCGCCAACACCGAAGTTACAGCGGACGTTTCAGCAGCCAATCCGGCGCCGGCACCAGAGCCTGTCGGCGATGCCGGGAACTCAGCGTCCCAGCCAACGGCAGCTCCGAAGCCTGCGATTCCGACCCCGCGCCCGATTCCCAAGCCCACCTCATTTAAGCCATCGCCGCGGCCGTCCGCAGCACCTGCCGCGCCCGCGCCCGCGCCCACCACCGACGATTCCGAACTCGTCGCCAAGGCCAGCGAGTTCGGATCGGTTGCCGCCGATGGAACCGTCTTTGTGCGCGACGGTGATTCCGAGCGAGTGGTCGGCCAGGTGACCGACGCGACGGCAACTAATCCCCTGGATCTCTATATCCGCCGCTACCTGGACCTGCGCACCAAAGTTCTGCTGTTCGAAACCCGCCTGCACGCCGGGTCCATCTCCGCAAACGATGCCCATTCCACGCTCGCTTCGCTGCACGAGGAACTCGCATCCCCCAACGCCGTGGGCGACCTGCAAGCGTTGCGCACCAAGGTGGAAGACTTGCGGTCTGTGGCGAAGGAGCAAGCGGCGAAGGCCGAAGCCGAACGCCAGGCTGCGCGAGAGGCGGCCATAGCCAAACGCACGAAGATCGTCGAGGAGGCGGAGGCCCTGGCGGCCCAGGATTCGGCTAACGTTCAGTGGAAGTCAGCGAGCGACACCATGCACGGCCTGCTGGAGCAGTGGAAGCGAGCGCAAAAAGAGGGTCCTCGCGTGGATCGGCCGACGGAAGACGCCCTTTGGAAGCGTTTCTCCCACGCTCGCACGACATTCGACCGCGAGCGTCGCCATTTCTTCGCGGCCCTCGAAGAGCAGCACTCGGCGGCGAAGGCCGCAAAAGAAAAACTCATTGCCGAAGCAGAAAAGCTCTCCACGTCAATCGCGTGGGGCGAAACCGCGGCGGCGTACCGCGAGTTGATGACCGAATGGAAGCGGGTCGGCCATGCCGGACGACGCGACGACGACGCCTTGTGGAGCCGTTTCCGTGCAGCGCAAGACAAGTTCTTCACCGCGCGGGATGCGGCCAACAAGGAAATCGACGCTGAGTACGCGGCCAACCTCGTGACGAAGGAGGCGCTACTCGCAGAAGCGGAAGCGCTCGTCCCCGTGAAGGATCTGGGGTTCGCGAAGTCGCGTCTCAGGGATGTGCAGGACCGTTGGGAGGCCGCCGGTAAGGTCCCTCGCGAGGCAATCCAGCGCGTAGAGTCGCGGTTGCGCGCTGTCGAGCAGGCGATCCGTTCCCACGAAGAGGACCAGTGGAAGAAGTCGAACCCTGAGGTGAAGGCGCGCGCAACCGGTCTATCCGCGCAATTGCATGATGCGATTGCCCGGCTCGAGGTGGACCTGGCGCAGGCGCAGGAAGCGGGCGACGACAAGGCTGTTCGTGAAATCGAGGAAGGCCTCAACGCTCGCCGTGCCTGGCTCGCGCAGATCGAGAAGGCTGCCACCGAATAG
- a CDS encoding RelA/SpoT family protein: MSSDDRTPTEQVGSVSQQTSGIRQRLVRFGTKGAAAPEIEPLLRALREHHPKEETALVERAYAVAERAHRGQYRKSGDPYITHPVAVATILAELGMTGTTLAAALLHDTVEDTDYTLDQLTDDFGPEIAMMVDGVTKLDKVTYGSAAQAETVRKMVVAMARDIRVLVIKLADRLHNARTWKFVPAASAEAKANETLQIYAPLAHRLGMNTVKWELEDLAFATLYPKIYAEIVNLITERAPAREEYLALVRGQIGESLRAAKIKATVTGRPKHYYSVYQKMIVRGHEFSEIYDLVGTRVLVESVRDCYAVLGILHERWKPVPGRFKDYIAMPKFNMYQSLHTTVIGPNNKPVEIQIRTYDMHRRAEYGVAAHWKYKADGRGEKTASVGSTGDMTWLRQLVDWQKETADPTEFLDSLRFEISGSEVYVFTPRGEVIALPQGSTPVDFAYSVHTEVGHRTMGARVNGKLVPLDSTLENGDTVDILTSKAQTAGPSRDWLAFVKSPRARNKIRQWFSKERREEAIEQGKEAIAKAMRKQNLPIQRLLSHESLVALANELRYADVSSLYAAVGDGLISSANVVHRLVQSIGGTTSAEEDIAEVTRPGARERRGNRRGDPGVIVKGVGDVWVKLARCCTPVPGDQIVGFITRGSGVSIHRADCANVDGLRNQPERLVEVAWSDEGGSSFLVQIQVEALDRARLLSDVTRVLSDHHVDILSATVTTSSDRVAISRFVFEMAEPGHLKTVLAAVRKIDGVFDVYRITGSRASDHAPHLLT, from the coding sequence ATGAGCAGTGACGATCGGACCCCCACCGAGCAGGTTGGCTCTGTCTCACAGCAAACCAGCGGGATACGGCAGCGCCTGGTACGTTTCGGAACTAAGGGCGCAGCGGCTCCGGAAATCGAACCGCTGTTGCGGGCGTTGCGTGAGCACCACCCCAAGGAAGAGACCGCGCTGGTCGAGCGCGCCTACGCGGTTGCCGAGCGGGCGCACCGCGGGCAGTACCGCAAGAGCGGCGACCCGTACATCACGCACCCCGTAGCCGTTGCGACCATTCTCGCAGAGCTAGGCATGACCGGTACAACGCTCGCGGCCGCACTCCTGCACGACACTGTCGAGGATACGGATTACACGCTCGACCAGTTGACCGATGACTTTGGCCCCGAGATCGCAATGATGGTCGATGGGGTGACAAAGCTCGATAAGGTGACCTACGGGTCCGCGGCGCAGGCAGAAACCGTCAGAAAGATGGTTGTGGCCATGGCGCGCGACATCCGGGTGTTGGTGATCAAACTCGCTGACCGGTTGCACAACGCGCGCACCTGGAAGTTCGTGCCGGCTGCCTCCGCCGAAGCGAAGGCGAACGAAACGTTGCAGATCTACGCGCCGCTCGCACACCGACTCGGTATGAACACCGTCAAATGGGAGCTCGAGGATCTGGCCTTCGCAACCCTCTACCCGAAGATCTACGCGGAGATCGTGAACCTGATTACCGAACGGGCCCCGGCGCGGGAGGAATACCTGGCGCTGGTACGCGGCCAAATCGGGGAGAGCCTGCGCGCTGCCAAGATCAAGGCCACAGTCACGGGTCGCCCGAAGCACTACTACTCCGTGTACCAAAAGATGATCGTTCGCGGGCACGAATTCAGCGAAATATATGACTTGGTCGGGACGCGAGTTTTGGTCGAAAGCGTGCGTGACTGCTACGCGGTCCTTGGCATCCTGCATGAGCGGTGGAAGCCCGTGCCCGGGCGGTTTAAGGACTACATCGCGATGCCGAAGTTCAATATGTATCAGTCGCTGCATACGACGGTCATCGGTCCCAATAACAAGCCGGTAGAAATCCAGATTCGCACGTACGACATGCACCGGCGCGCCGAATACGGCGTGGCGGCGCACTGGAAATACAAGGCGGATGGACGCGGCGAGAAGACGGCGTCCGTCGGCAGCACTGGTGACATGACGTGGTTGCGGCAGCTCGTCGACTGGCAAAAGGAGACCGCCGATCCGACGGAGTTCTTGGATTCACTTCGGTTCGAGATATCGGGATCCGAGGTGTATGTCTTCACCCCCCGGGGCGAAGTGATTGCGCTGCCGCAGGGCTCGACCCCGGTGGATTTTGCCTACTCGGTGCACACCGAGGTCGGTCACCGGACGATGGGCGCGCGAGTCAACGGCAAGCTTGTGCCCCTCGATTCGACGCTGGAAAATGGTGACACGGTCGACATCCTGACGTCGAAGGCACAAACTGCGGGACCCAGCCGCGATTGGCTGGCTTTCGTCAAGAGCCCGCGCGCGCGTAACAAGATCAGGCAATGGTTCTCGAAGGAACGGCGTGAGGAAGCGATTGAGCAGGGAAAGGAAGCCATCGCCAAGGCGATGCGCAAGCAGAACCTGCCAATCCAGCGGCTCTTGTCGCACGAATCCTTGGTGGCGCTTGCCAATGAGCTGCGGTATGCGGATGTTTCGTCGCTGTACGCGGCGGTCGGCGATGGCCTGATCTCGTCTGCGAATGTGGTTCACCGCCTGGTCCAGTCTATCGGCGGCACCACCAGCGCTGAAGAGGACATCGCGGAGGTTACACGCCCGGGAGCCCGGGAACGCCGGGGCAACCGCCGCGGTGATCCCGGCGTCATCGTCAAGGGAGTCGGCGACGTGTGGGTGAAGCTCGCGCGGTGCTGTACGCCTGTGCCCGGGGACCAGATCGTTGGTTTCATTACGCGCGGTAGTGGGGTCAGCATCCACCGCGCCGACTGCGCCAACGTAGATGGTTTGCGAAACCAGCCCGAACGTCTCGTTGAGGTTGCTTGGTCCGATGAGGGTGGGTCATCCTTCCTAGTTCAAATCCAGGTCGAGGCGCTTGACCGCGCGCGGCTCCTGTCGGACGTCACCCGCGTGCTTTCCGATCATCACGTCGATATCCTGTCGGCGACCGTTACAACATCATCTGATCGGGTGGCGATTTCGCGGTTCGTATTCGAAATGGCCGAGCCGGGGCACCTGAAGACGGTCCTGGCTGCTGTCAGGAAGATCGATGGCGTCTTTGACGTGTATCGAATAACCGGCTCGCGGGCCTCGGATCATGCCCCGCACTTGCTGACGTAA
- a CDS encoding adenine phosphoribosyltransferase has translation MEHGEHPTRLEELRERIGQLVRSVPDFPQPGIVFRDLSGVFADADGLQDMASAIIAEVPSEVELIAGLDARGFIVGATVAARLGVGFVPVRKAGKLPPPTRSQTYDLEYGTATFEVRDNAVKAGQRVLIVDDLLATGGTARAAGSLLRQCGAQLLGYSFLVELTGLAGRESLVDDPDAGGVPVHSVLTLPA, from the coding sequence ATGGAACACGGGGAGCATCCCACCAGGCTCGAAGAGCTTCGGGAGCGGATCGGGCAGTTGGTCAGATCCGTTCCCGACTTCCCGCAGCCAGGGATAGTGTTCCGTGATCTATCGGGAGTCTTTGCCGACGCCGATGGGTTGCAGGACATGGCGAGCGCCATCATCGCTGAGGTCCCCAGTGAGGTTGAGCTGATCGCCGGCCTGGACGCCAGGGGCTTCATCGTCGGGGCAACGGTGGCGGCCCGACTCGGCGTCGGTTTCGTGCCGGTGCGCAAGGCGGGGAAACTGCCGCCACCAACTCGATCGCAAACCTACGACTTGGAGTACGGCACGGCCACATTCGAGGTGCGGGACAACGCGGTCAAGGCCGGCCAGCGCGTTCTGATCGTTGATGACCTACTCGCGACCGGCGGAACGGCTCGCGCCGCGGGCTCGCTGCTCAGGCAATGCGGCGCGCAGCTACTCGGATACTCTTTCCTGGTCGAACTGACCGGATTGGCCGGTCGGGAATCTCTGGTCGACGATCCGGATGCGGGCGGGGTGCCCGTGCACAGTGTCTTGACGCTGCCAGCGTAA
- the secF gene encoding protein translocase subunit SecF yields MAIKQNFAGWSNALYTGTRSYDIIGKRKRTYIASGAAVVLCILLIVLRGGFNLGIDFKGGVEFTISGVSSTAQDPAITAVQSVVPDEAPRVATVGNQAVRVQTATISETEQTEVQKALAKAYNVDTAEVSKSFIGPTWGSDVSKKALQGMVGFMVLVAAVMVVYFRSWRLAASAIISLVHDLVITAGVYALVGWEVTPATVIGFLTIAAYSVYDKVVVFDKIRENTDDLFDQTKSTYAERANLAVNQTLVRSINTSVLGLLPVSSILFIGAFILGAGTLRDLALALFVGMAVGAYSSIFLAPPIDVTLRRNDKRVGAHTERVVELRQRIEEGGDATVDELVEVGGKKLIPGHHLGSAAQPKRRKR; encoded by the coding sequence ATGGCGATCAAGCAAAACTTCGCGGGCTGGTCGAATGCCCTCTACACGGGCACTCGTTCCTACGACATTATCGGCAAGCGCAAGCGCACCTACATCGCTTCGGGCGCGGCCGTGGTGCTGTGCATCTTGCTGATCGTCCTGCGCGGTGGGTTCAACCTCGGCATCGATTTCAAGGGCGGCGTTGAGTTCACCATTTCGGGAGTATCGTCGACCGCTCAGGATCCGGCGATCACCGCAGTGCAGTCTGTGGTGCCCGACGAGGCACCCCGGGTTGCCACGGTCGGAAACCAAGCTGTGCGCGTCCAAACCGCGACCATCAGCGAGACGGAGCAGACCGAGGTCCAAAAGGCGCTGGCGAAGGCCTACAACGTCGACACCGCTGAGGTGTCGAAGTCGTTCATCGGCCCGACCTGGGGTAGCGATGTTTCGAAGAAGGCGCTCCAGGGCATGGTCGGCTTCATGGTCCTGGTTGCTGCCGTCATGGTCGTGTACTTCCGCAGCTGGCGCCTTGCCGCGTCGGCGATCATCTCGCTGGTTCACGATCTGGTCATAACCGCTGGTGTGTATGCCCTAGTCGGGTGGGAAGTCACCCCGGCGACGGTCATCGGATTCCTGACGATCGCCGCGTACTCGGTCTACGACAAGGTGGTTGTCTTCGACAAGATCCGTGAGAACACCGATGACCTCTTTGACCAGACGAAATCGACGTACGCGGAGCGCGCGAACCTGGCAGTAAACCAGACGCTTGTGCGGTCGATCAACACCTCAGTCCTGGGCCTACTGCCCGTCAGCTCGATCTTGTTCATCGGCGCGTTCATACTCGGAGCCGGCACACTCCGTGACCTTGCTCTCGCGCTATTTGTCGGTATGGCCGTTGGCGCCTATTCTTCGATCTTCCTGGCGCCGCCCATTGACGTGACGCTGCGGCGAAACGACAAGCGTGTCGGGGCGCACACCGAACGGGTCGTCGAACTGCGGCAACGCATCGAGGAGGGCGGAGACGCCACCGTTGATGAGCTGGTAGAGGTGGGCGGCAAGAAGCTCATTCCAGGTCATCACCTGGGCAGCGCGGCGCAGCCGAAGCGGCGCAAGCGCTAA
- the secD gene encoding protein translocase subunit SecD — protein MASTNHTKHHPVRKLVSLLVLVLVVAGILATGYLAKGQSLAPGLAIDLAGGRQFILTPKTTTGAAVTQSDLDQAIAIIRQRIDASGVSEAEITSQGGTNIVVALPGEPSDETRDLVTKSALMRFRPVLTIADPGVTTTTKAEDSATADGTADDTDQTATDDQTATEDGTATDSGASSDSGSDDAKTDDKAAGVAEQAAIEPASFTTGVKTAGDTAGDDATSDTSNGTDSAVTDDTVPADGATTDDSTTSDDSTTSDDSTTTADEGASALPADDDPIWQTFADLDCTQAASLQGTNDDDPDEPFATCASDGTAKYLLGPVEIQGSDIATASSSLETTDSGQTLNSWQVNMTFTSEGGTLFAEVTKRIAGLDSPRNQFAMVLDGLVISAPSVESKFSSSGITGGQAVITGSSADPFTRQSATTLANQLKFGALPLTFEIQSDQQISATLGSEQLEKGLIAGAIGMLLVLIYALFQYRVLGLVVMASLAVAAVLAYLTVTLLSWPSVLGMRLSLAAIAGLIVSIGITADSFVVYFERIKDELRDGRPLDAALDTGWDRAKRTILASDAVNFAAAIVLYQLAVGGVKGFAFMLGLTTLIDVILIFWFTHPLMVLLAKRPFFYEGHPWSGLDPRKLGVEMVQYRGRGKFGKPKSIADTKDPEHAANADADADAAVAPVSRSASPKGERMTIAERRALAQKQAEATVATAETDDKDSTGSDDSSENGEK, from the coding sequence TTGGCTTCCACCAACCACACAAAGCACCACCCGGTGCGCAAATTGGTTTCACTGCTGGTACTTGTGCTTGTCGTTGCAGGCATCTTGGCGACGGGGTACCTTGCCAAGGGACAGAGCCTGGCCCCCGGCCTGGCGATCGACCTTGCAGGTGGCCGGCAGTTCATCTTGACGCCGAAGACGACGACCGGGGCGGCGGTAACCCAGTCCGACCTGGACCAGGCAATCGCGATCATCCGCCAGCGCATCGACGCATCTGGTGTATCCGAGGCCGAGATCACGAGCCAGGGTGGGACAAACATCGTCGTCGCGTTGCCGGGCGAGCCCAGCGACGAGACCCGCGACCTAGTTACCAAGTCGGCGCTGATGCGATTCCGTCCGGTATTGACGATCGCAGATCCCGGTGTGACCACCACGACCAAGGCGGAAGATAGCGCCACCGCCGATGGGACTGCGGACGACACCGATCAGACGGCGACCGACGATCAGACGGCGACCGAAGATGGGACCGCAACGGACTCGGGTGCGTCCTCCGATTCCGGATCGGACGATGCAAAGACCGACGATAAGGCGGCCGGGGTCGCCGAGCAGGCGGCGATCGAGCCGGCATCCTTCACCACGGGCGTGAAGACGGCAGGCGACACGGCCGGAGACGACGCGACTTCTGACACGTCCAACGGGACCGACTCCGCGGTGACCGACGACACCGTTCCCGCCGACGGCGCGACCACGGATGACTCCACCACGTCCGATGACTCGACGACGTCGGATGATTCCACGACGACCGCCGATGAGGGCGCGTCGGCGCTTCCTGCGGACGATGATCCGATCTGGCAGACCTTCGCCGACCTGGACTGCACCCAGGCCGCATCCTTGCAGGGAACCAACGACGACGACCCGGATGAGCCCTTCGCGACGTGTGCGTCTGACGGTACGGCGAAGTACCTGCTGGGCCCGGTCGAGATCCAAGGATCTGACATCGCGACGGCATCATCGAGCCTCGAAACCACCGACAGCGGTCAGACGCTGAACTCGTGGCAGGTCAACATGACCTTCACGAGCGAGGGCGGCACCTTGTTCGCCGAGGTAACGAAGCGCATCGCCGGACTGGATTCACCTCGCAACCAATTTGCGATGGTGCTGGATGGCCTCGTTATTTCCGCGCCGTCCGTCGAATCGAAGTTCTCTTCCAGCGGCATCACCGGTGGTCAGGCCGTCATTACCGGTTCTTCTGCCGATCCATTCACGCGGCAGTCCGCAACCACGTTGGCGAACCAGCTGAAGTTCGGCGCCTTGCCACTCACCTTCGAGATTCAATCGGATCAGCAGATTTCCGCGACGCTCGGTTCGGAGCAGCTCGAAAAGGGTCTGATCGCGGGCGCTATCGGAATGCTGCTGGTTCTCATTTATGCGTTGTTCCAGTACCGCGTTCTGGGCCTTGTTGTCATGGCATCCTTGGCGGTGGCCGCCGTTCTTGCCTATCTCACGGTGACGCTTCTTTCGTGGCCTTCGGTGCTCGGAATGCGTCTATCGCTCGCTGCGATCGCCGGTTTGATCGTTTCCATCGGTATAACGGCTGACTCGTTCGTTGTTTACTTCGAGCGCATCAAGGACGAGCTGCGCGACGGCCGTCCGCTGGATGCGGCGCTGGACACGGGATGGGACCGCGCCAAGCGAACGATTCTTGCGTCGGACGCGGTCAACTTCGCGGCTGCCATCGTGCTCTACCAACTGGCGGTCGGCGGCGTGAAGGGCTTCGCGTTCATGCTCGGCCTGACCACGCTCATCGACGTGATCTTGATCTTCTGGTTCACCCACCCGCTCATGGTTCTTCTGGCGAAGCGGCCGTTCTTCTACGAGGGACACCCGTGGTCCGGACTCGATCCGCGCAAGTTGGGTGTCGAGATGGTGCAATACCGCGGACGCGGGAAGTTTGGGAAGCCCAAGTCGATCGCGGACACGAAGGACCCGGAACACGCGGCGAACGCCGACGCTGACGCCGACGCGGCCGTTGCGCCCGTAAGTCGGTCGGCCAGCCCCAAGGGCGAGCGCATGACCATTGCGGAGCGCCGCGCGCTCGCGCAAAAGCAGGCCGAGGCGACGGTTGCGACTGCTGAAACAGACGATAAGGATTCGACCGGCTCGGACGATTCTTCTGAGAATGGAGAAAAGTGA
- the yajC gene encoding preprotein translocase subunit YajC has product MSQFKLDPMIIVLFLLIIGMVWMMTKQRKSQREAQNFVDSLEPGQEVMTLAGYVGTIVSIDDHYIVLESVPGGAQTKWVKAAIRKPGAGVPGVPQQAATETAADVEIPDNVAKLIGEDTSIVDKHTDTTEHNKRENDK; this is encoded by the coding sequence ATGTCGCAATTCAAGCTTGACCCCATGATCATCGTCCTGTTCCTGCTGATAATCGGCATGGTCTGGATGATGACGAAGCAGCGCAAATCACAGCGCGAGGCACAGAATTTCGTTGATTCTTTGGAGCCTGGGCAAGAGGTTATGACGCTCGCGGGCTATGTGGGAACGATAGTGTCGATCGACGACCACTACATCGTTCTTGAGTCGGTGCCGGGTGGTGCGCAAACCAAATGGGTTAAGGCCGCGATCCGTAAGCCAGGCGCTGGGGTCCCCGGAGTTCCGCAGCAGGCCGCGACCGAAACCGCGGCCGATGTCGAAATCCCCGACAACGTAGCCAAGCTCATCGGCGAGGACACCTCCATCGTCGATAAGCACACCGACACCACCGAACACAACAAGCGCGAGAACGACAAGTAG
- the ruvB gene encoding Holliday junction branch migration DNA helicase RuvB: MTESWSGSESADDAEHADRIVSANSDDIERAAEAALRPRRLEEFVGQPVVRDQLSLVLHAAMNRGATPDHVLLSGPPGLGKTTLAMIIAAELGTSLRVTSGPAIQHAGDLAAVLSSLTEGEVLFIDEIHRLARPAEELLYVAMEDFRVDIVVGKGAGASAIPLSLPRFTAVGATTRAGLLPAPLRDRFGFTGHLEFYDAQDLERVILRSARLLNITIDQDAAAEIASRSRGTPRIANRLLRRVRDWADVRGSGHMDLAAARAALAVYEVDELGLDRLDRAVLHALCTRFRGGPVGLSTLAVSVGEEPETVETVAEPFLVREGLMARSPRGRVATAATWQHLGLVPPADGATLFS, from the coding sequence ATGACTGAGTCGTGGTCCGGAAGCGAAAGCGCCGATGACGCGGAGCACGCGGATCGCATCGTCTCGGCCAATTCTGATGACATAGAACGTGCCGCCGAGGCGGCGCTGCGCCCGCGGCGCCTCGAGGAATTCGTAGGGCAGCCCGTCGTGCGCGATCAGCTTTCGCTGGTCCTGCACGCCGCGATGAACCGTGGCGCCACCCCCGATCACGTGCTGCTTTCCGGCCCGCCCGGCCTGGGGAAAACGACCCTGGCCATGATTATCGCCGCCGAACTCGGCACGTCGCTGCGGGTGACATCGGGACCGGCGATTCAGCACGCGGGGGATCTGGCCGCTGTCCTGTCGTCCCTCACCGAGGGCGAGGTGCTTTTCATCGATGAGATTCATCGCCTGGCCCGGCCCGCCGAGGAACTGCTCTATGTGGCCATGGAGGACTTTCGGGTCGACATCGTGGTAGGCAAGGGCGCCGGGGCCAGCGCGATTCCCTTGAGCCTTCCGCGGTTCACGGCCGTGGGTGCGACAACGCGCGCAGGGCTGCTGCCCGCGCCGCTGCGGGATCGATTCGGCTTCACCGGGCACCTGGAGTTTTACGACGCCCAGGACCTGGAGCGCGTAATCCTGCGTTCGGCGCGTTTGCTGAACATCACCATCGATCAGGATGCTGCGGCGGAGATCGCGTCCCGCTCGCGCGGCACGCCCCGGATCGCAAACCGCCTCCTGCGGCGGGTGCGAGACTGGGCCGACGTGCGCGGCAGCGGGCACATGGATTTGGCGGCGGCGCGGGCGGCCCTTGCTGTCTATGAGGTGGATGAGCTGGGGCTGGACCGGCTGGACCGGGCCGTGCTGCACGCGCTGTGCACGCGGTTTCGCGGGGGACCGGTCGGATTGAGCACGCTCGCCGTGTCGGTGGGGGAGGAGCCGGAGACCGTCGAGACGGTCGCTGAACCGTTCCTGGTTCGCGAGGGACTCATGGCGCGCTCACCCCGGGGGCGGGTGGCGACGGCAGCCACCTGGCAGCATCTTGGCCTGGTGCCGCCAGCCGACGGCGCGACCCTGTTCTCGTAG
- the ruvA gene encoding Holliday junction branch migration protein RuvA, with protein sequence MIASLTGTVQAARLDSAVIECNGVGYLVYATPATLSQWPVGQSVTAHTSLVVREDSMTLFGFADSDERATFERLQTVSGVGPRLALGMLAVLTPDAIRAAVDQENLTALQRVPGIGKKSAQRLVLELAGKLGPSDGAVAPVAAIAGAAHGVADAVVDALVGLGWSVKLAEDAVAAVAAENPAGSTADLLRAGLKYLGGAHD encoded by the coding sequence ATGATCGCATCACTGACCGGGACGGTTCAGGCCGCGCGGCTCGACAGTGCAGTCATTGAGTGCAATGGCGTGGGCTACCTGGTCTATGCAACCCCCGCTACCTTGAGCCAATGGCCGGTCGGCCAGTCGGTGACCGCCCACACCTCGCTCGTGGTCCGCGAGGACTCCATGACGCTTTTCGGGTTCGCGGACAGCGATGAGCGAGCAACGTTCGAAAGGCTGCAAACCGTGTCCGGGGTTGGGCCGCGCCTAGCTCTCGGGATGCTGGCGGTGTTGACGCCCGACGCCATTCGCGCCGCCGTGGATCAAGAGAACCTGACGGCGCTGCAGCGCGTGCCCGGGATCGGCAAGAAGAGTGCGCAGCGCCTGGTGCTGGAACTGGCGGGCAAACTCGGCCCATCCGACGGCGCGGTGGCCCCCGTGGCCGCGATCGCGGGTGCGGCGCACGGCGTTGCCGACGCGGTCGTCGATGCGCTTGTGGGCCTGGGATGGTCCGTGAAGCTGGCGGAGGATGCGGTCGCGGCGGTTGCCGCCGAGAACCCGGCAGGCTCAACCGCGGACCTGCTGCGCGCGGGCCTGAAGTACTTGGGTGGTGCGCATGACTGA
- the ruvC gene encoding crossover junction endodeoxyribonuclease RuvC has product MRVLGVDPGLTRCGVAVVEGRAGRRADLVAAGVIRTSPASPLDDRLFTIAEGLERWFDQYVPDVLAVERVFAQHNVSTVIPTAQVAGLALVAARRRRVPVAQHTPSEVKAAVTGSGTAAKQQVQFMVARILRLEAAPKPADAADAAALAICHLWRPAGLLEGADTLPLTAAQRAWAAAEQAARRK; this is encoded by the coding sequence ATGAGGGTGCTTGGCGTCGATCCCGGCCTGACCCGTTGCGGCGTCGCCGTCGTGGAGGGACGCGCGGGACGGCGGGCCGACCTCGTTGCCGCTGGGGTGATAAGGACGAGTCCCGCCTCCCCGCTTGACGATCGCCTGTTCACCATCGCCGAGGGGTTGGAGCGCTGGTTCGACCAGTACGTTCCGGACGTTTTGGCTGTTGAACGAGTGTTTGCGCAACACAACGTTTCCACCGTCATTCCCACGGCCCAGGTCGCGGGTTTGGCGCTGGTCGCCGCCCGCCGCCGGCGGGTTCCCGTCGCGCAGCATACGCCGAGCGAGGTCAAGGCGGCGGTGACCGGGAGCGGCACCGCCGCCAAGCAGCAGGTTCAGTTCATGGTTGCGCGGATCCTGCGGTTGGAGGCCGCCCCCAAACCCGCCGACGCGGCCGACGCCGCGGCCCTTGCTATATGCCACTTGTGGCGACCGGCCGGGCTGCTGGAGGGTGCTGACACGCTGCCGCTGACCGCCGCGCAGCGTGCGTGGGCCGCAGCCGAGCAGGCAGCGCGGCGCAAGTAG